Proteins encoded together in one Apis cerana isolate GH-2021 linkage group LG4, AcerK_1.0, whole genome shotgun sequence window:
- the LOC107993943 gene encoding RNA polymerase II-associated factor 1 homolog isoform X2 — translation MAPTIQTNGNAAERDKRTARPAEKRSELICRVKYCNTLPDIPFDPKFITYPFESTRFIQYNPTSLERNYKYEVLTEHDLGVEIDLINKDTYAGDVNSQLDPADEKLLEEDVLTPQDSKRSRHHARSVSWLRRTEYISTEQTRFQPQTVDKVEAKVGYSIKKNLKEETLYMDRESQIKAIEKTFEDNKKPIERHYSKPNVVPVEILPVFPDFKLWKYPCAQVIFDSDPAPTGRSVPAQIEEMSQAMIRGVMDESGEQFVAYFLPLEETLEKRRRDFTAGIDYADDEEYEYKMAREYNWNVKSKASKGYEENYFLVIRQDGVYYNELETRVRLSKRRQKVGQQPNNTRLIVRHRPLNANEFKMQRYREKQLEPPGEEDEDEEEEEEEEEEEEPQQETEKAEEERVSENEAESRASSRASSRASSRKSRSRSKSGSRSKSRSISRSKSRSASRSRSESQSPSRSHSKSRSRSGTPQSRNSSKSRSRSKSASRSRSGSPVKSRSGSPSSSKSRSKSRSPSRSRSASASGSESGSGSASESGSGSGESGSESE, via the exons atggcTCCTACTATTCAAACTAATGGTAATGCAGCTGAACGGGATAAACGAACAGCTAGACCAGCagaaaaaag atcTGAATTAATATGTAGagttaaatattgcaatacaTTACCTGATATACCATTTGATCCTAAGTTTATTACATATCCTTTTGAATCTACTCg gtttattcaatataatccAACTTCACTGGaacgtaattataaatatgaagtaTTGACAGAACATGATTTAGGTGTAGAAATTGATCTTATAAACAAAGATACATATGCTGGAGATGTAAATTCTCAATTAGATCCTGCTGATGAAAAACTTTTAGAAGAAGATGTTCTTACTCCACAAGATTCAAAAAGATCAAGACATCATGCCAGAAGTGTATCTTGGCTCAGACGTACTGAATATATTTCTACAGAACAAACTAGATTTCAACCACAAACTGTCGATAAAGTTGAAGCTAAAGTTGGTTAtagtattaagaaaaatttaaaa gaagaaacattatatatgGATCGTGAAAGTCAAATAAAAGCTATAGAAAAAACATTTGAGGATAATAAAAAGCCAATTGAAAGGCATTATAGTAAACCAAATGTAGTACCTGTAGAAATTTTACCAGTATTTCCAGATTTTaag cttTGGAAATATCCTTGTGCTCAAGTCATATTTGATTCAGATCCAGCTCCAACTGGACGTTCTGTACCAGCTCAAATTGAAGAAATGTCACAAGCTATGATCCg tggTGTTATGGATGAAAGTGGAGAACAATTTGTAGCATATTTCTTACCTTTGGAAGAAACATTAGAAAAACGTAGGAGAGATTTTACAGCAGGTATTGATTATGCAGATGAtgaagaatatgaatataaaatggcAAGAGAATATAATTGGAATGTTAAGAGTAAAGCTTCCAAAGgatatgaagaaaattattttcttgtcaTAAGACAAGATGGA gtatattataatgaattggaAACGCGAGTACGACTTAGTAAACGTCGACAAAAAGTTGGACAACAACCAAATAACACAAGGTTAATAGTAAGACATCGACCACTTAATgctaatgaatttaaaatgcaaAGATATAGAGAAAAACAACTAGAACCACCAggagaagaagatgaagatgaagaagaagaggaggaggaagaagaagaagaagaacctCAACAAGAAACTGAAAAagcagaagaagaaagag TATCTGAAAATGAAGCTGAATCCAGAGCATCGTCAAGAGCATCTTCTCGCGCATCTAGTAGAAAATCTCGTTCTCGTTCAAAATCTGGTTCTAGATCAAAATCTCGTTCTATATCACGATCAAAATCAAGATCTGCTTCTCGTTCACGTTCTGAATCTCAATCACCTTCCAGATCGCATAGCAAATCAAGGTCAAGATCTGGTACTCCTCAATCCAGAAATTCTTCCAAATCAAGGTCACGATCAAAATCAGCTTCAAGATCTCGTTCTGGATCTCCAGTTAAATCTCGATCTGGATCTCCATCAAGTTCAAAATCTAGATCCAAGTCAAGATCTCCTTCACGATCAAGATCAGCCAGTGCCAGTGGTAGTGAATCTGGTAGTGGCAGTGCTAGTGAATCTGGCAGTGGTAGTGGAGAAAGTGGTTCTGAgagtgaataa
- the LOC107993943 gene encoding RNA polymerase II-associated factor 1 homolog isoform X1, translating to MAPTIQTNGNAAERDKRTARPAEKRSELICRVKYCNTLPDIPFDPKFITYPFESTRFIQYNPTSLERNYKYEVLTEHDLGVEIDLINKDTYAGDVNSQLDPADEKLLEEDVLTPQDSKRSRHHARSVSWLRRTEYISTEQTRFQPQTVDKVEAKVGYSIKKNLKEETLYMDRESQIKAIEKTFEDNKKPIERHYSKPNVVPVEILPVFPDFKLWKYPCAQVIFDSDPAPTGRSVPAQIEEMSQAMIRGVMDESGEQFVAYFLPLEETLEKRRRDFTAGIDYADDEEYEYKMAREYNWNVKSKASKGYEENYFLVIRQDGVYYNELETRVRLSKRRQKVGQQPNNTRLIVRHRPLNANEFKMQRYREKQLEPPGEEDEDEEEEEEEEEEEEPQQETEKAEEEREVSENEAESRASSRASSRASSRKSRSRSKSGSRSKSRSISRSKSRSASRSRSESQSPSRSHSKSRSRSGTPQSRNSSKSRSRSKSASRSRSGSPVKSRSGSPSSSKSRSKSRSPSRSRSASASGSESGSGSASESGSGSGESGSESE from the exons atggcTCCTACTATTCAAACTAATGGTAATGCAGCTGAACGGGATAAACGAACAGCTAGACCAGCagaaaaaag atcTGAATTAATATGTAGagttaaatattgcaatacaTTACCTGATATACCATTTGATCCTAAGTTTATTACATATCCTTTTGAATCTACTCg gtttattcaatataatccAACTTCACTGGaacgtaattataaatatgaagtaTTGACAGAACATGATTTAGGTGTAGAAATTGATCTTATAAACAAAGATACATATGCTGGAGATGTAAATTCTCAATTAGATCCTGCTGATGAAAAACTTTTAGAAGAAGATGTTCTTACTCCACAAGATTCAAAAAGATCAAGACATCATGCCAGAAGTGTATCTTGGCTCAGACGTACTGAATATATTTCTACAGAACAAACTAGATTTCAACCACAAACTGTCGATAAAGTTGAAGCTAAAGTTGGTTAtagtattaagaaaaatttaaaa gaagaaacattatatatgGATCGTGAAAGTCAAATAAAAGCTATAGAAAAAACATTTGAGGATAATAAAAAGCCAATTGAAAGGCATTATAGTAAACCAAATGTAGTACCTGTAGAAATTTTACCAGTATTTCCAGATTTTaag cttTGGAAATATCCTTGTGCTCAAGTCATATTTGATTCAGATCCAGCTCCAACTGGACGTTCTGTACCAGCTCAAATTGAAGAAATGTCACAAGCTATGATCCg tggTGTTATGGATGAAAGTGGAGAACAATTTGTAGCATATTTCTTACCTTTGGAAGAAACATTAGAAAAACGTAGGAGAGATTTTACAGCAGGTATTGATTATGCAGATGAtgaagaatatgaatataaaatggcAAGAGAATATAATTGGAATGTTAAGAGTAAAGCTTCCAAAGgatatgaagaaaattattttcttgtcaTAAGACAAGATGGA gtatattataatgaattggaAACGCGAGTACGACTTAGTAAACGTCGACAAAAAGTTGGACAACAACCAAATAACACAAGGTTAATAGTAAGACATCGACCACTTAATgctaatgaatttaaaatgcaaAGATATAGAGAAAAACAACTAGAACCACCAggagaagaagatgaagatgaagaagaagaggaggaggaagaagaagaagaagaacctCAACAAGAAACTGAAAAagcagaagaagaaagag aagTATCTGAAAATGAAGCTGAATCCAGAGCATCGTCAAGAGCATCTTCTCGCGCATCTAGTAGAAAATCTCGTTCTCGTTCAAAATCTGGTTCTAGATCAAAATCTCGTTCTATATCACGATCAAAATCAAGATCTGCTTCTCGTTCACGTTCTGAATCTCAATCACCTTCCAGATCGCATAGCAAATCAAGGTCAAGATCTGGTACTCCTCAATCCAGAAATTCTTCCAAATCAAGGTCACGATCAAAATCAGCTTCAAGATCTCGTTCTGGATCTCCAGTTAAATCTCGATCTGGATCTCCATCAAGTTCAAAATCTAGATCCAAGTCAAGATCTCCTTCACGATCAAGATCAGCCAGTGCCAGTGGTAGTGAATCTGGTAGTGGCAGTGCTAGTGAATCTGGCAGTGGTAGTGGAGAAAGTGGTTCTGAgagtgaataa
- the LOC107993944 gene encoding CCAAT/enhancer-binding protein gamma, which produces MAPKNKENTSGNKKKRQISEEEDDEDYRRRRDRNNQAVKRSRVKSKLRTQQTLERVNQLKTENELLEEKIKMLTKELGFLKDLFLAHAGSSQHSVNFQDIDLNALLAEDTKSIEQMKEVSKP; this is translated from the exons atGGCgccgaaaaataaagaaaatacatctggaaataaaaagaaaagacaaatttctgaagaagaagatgatgaAGATTATCGAAGACGTAGAGATAGAAATAATCAA gcTGTGAAACGTTCTAGAGTTAAAAGCAAATTACGTACTCAACAAACATTGGAACgtgtaaatcaattaaaaacagAGAATGAATtacttgaagaaaaaattaaaatgcttACAAAAGAATTAGGATTTTTGAAAGATCTTTTTCTTGCACATGCAG gtTCAAGTCAACATTCtgtaaattttcaagatatagaCTTGAATGCTCTTTTAGCTGAAGATACAAAATCTATAGAACAAATGAAAGAAGTATCTAAACCATAG
- the LOC107993934 gene encoding fatty acid 2-hydroxylase isoform X1: MAKVANSGYDLCKRTVQPIDNKHNNNFIVTYQNHSYDIQDFLHYHPGGKKVLTYFKNQSLDKAFKENPHSQAAFHLLEDFTVENEEKYQKYENLIDWNISILGQVSSLGENYWEWVNLPVNRKIRLFESNLLETLTITPWYVIPLVWIPVSIYFFYSGWMQINFNDTDNHFTESTSIEILTSYIFGILIWTLLEYVVHRKIFHFKPPNSSKLLITLHFLLHGIHHKTPFDNRRLVFPPVPALLIAILLFHIYKIIFPQTTFYFIIAGTATGYMSYDLIHYYLHHGAPKAGTYFYLLKRIHNYHHFSHHELGKIIFVFEILNKFTVKLCFLGFGISCKLWDYIFGTTICLRKLTKPIEW; this comes from the exons ATGGCGAAGGTCGCGAATTCTGGTTACGACTTATGTAAACGTACCGTACAACCGATCGACAATAaacataacaataattttatagttaccTATCAAAATCATTCTTACGATATACAggattttcttcattatcatcctggaggaaaaaaagtattaacttatttcaaaaatcaaagcTTAGATAAAGCGTTCAAAGAAAATCCTCATTCGCAAGCAGCGTTTCACCTGTTGGAAGATTTTACGgtggaaaatgaagaaaagtaTCAGAAATACGAA AATCTGATCGATTGGAATATATCTATACTTGGACAAGTAAGTTCGTTAGGTGAAAATTATTGGGAATGGGTCAATTTACCggtgaatcgaaaaattagaCTTTTCGAGTCAAACTTATTAGAGACTTTAACGATTACTCCTTGGTACGTAATTCCGCTTGTATGGATACCGGTAAGcatctatttcttttattcaggatggatgcaaattaatttcaacgataCTGATAATCATTTTActg AAAGTAcctcgattgaaattttaacttcttatatatttggTATATTGATATGGACTCTATTAGAATACGTGGttcatcgtaaaatttttcactttaaaccacctaattcttcaaaattacttattacttTGCATTTTTTACTCCATGGAATTCATCAtaag acACCATTCGATAATAGAAGATTAGTATTTCCACCTGTGCCAGCTTTGTTAatagcaatattattatttcatatttataaaataatatttcctcaaacaactttttattttattatcgctgGTACAGCAACAG gcTATATGAGTTatgatttaatacattattatctaCATCACGGTGCGCCAAAAGCtggaacatatttttatttattgaaaagaattcataattatcatcatttttcaCATCATGAATTAGgtaagattatttttgttttcgaaatattaaacaaatttactgtaaaattatgttttttaggTTTTGGTATCAGCTGTAAACTATGGGATTATATATTTGGAACGACTATTTGTTTGCGAAAATTGACAAAACCGATTGAATGGTAA
- the LOC107993935 gene encoding NF-kappa-B inhibitor-interacting Ras-like protein: protein MGKTTKVIVCGMKGVGKTALLEQLIYGNVNVKTEIHPTIEDIYVANIETDRGSKEKVRFYDTAGLESLQNNSNNQQLPRHYLGFADGYILVYDTAKPESLDVLFPLKKDIDRNKDKKEITVIVVGNRTKAEEESHSLENTASKAANWCTREKLKHYEVNVMDRASLFEAFVNLSSRLNPPTNKSTFPQLSMGRKNIKVEGP from the exons atgggGAAAACAACGAAAGTGATTGTTTGTGGAATGAAAGGTGTAGGAAAAACAGCATTGTTAGAACAGCTTATATACGGAAATGTCAATGTCAAAACG gAAATTCATCCTACGATCGAAGATATTTATGTTGCAAATATAGAAACGGATCGTGGTTCGAAGGAAAAAGTACGATTTTATGATACAGCTGGATTGGAATCTCTtcagaataattcaaataatcagcAATTACCGCGTCATTATCTTGGTTTTGCCGATGGATACATTTTGGTTTATGATACTGCGAAACCTGAATCGTTAGATGTGCTTTTCCCTTTGAAGAAAGATATCgatagaaataaagataaaaaagaaataaccgTAATTGTTGTTGGAAATCGAACAAAAGCTGAAGAAGAATCTCATAGTTTAGAGAATACAGCAAGTAAAGCTGCAAATTGGTGTACTAGAGAGAAATTGAAACATTATGAAGTAAATGTTATGGATAGGGCCAGTTTGTTTGAagcatttgttaatttatcttCTAGATTAAATCCTCCTACAAATAAGAGCACATTTCCACAGTTAAGTATGggtagaaaaaatatcaaagttgAAGGAccttaa
- the LOC107993934 gene encoding fatty acid 2-hydroxylase isoform X2 has translation MAKVANSGYDLCKRTVQPIDNKHNNNFIVTYQNHSYDIQDFLHYHPGGKKVLTYFKNQSLDKAFKENPHSQAAFHLLEDFTVENEEKYQKYENLIDWNISILGQVSSLGENYWEWVNLPVNRKIRLFESNLLETLTITPWYVIPLVWIPVSIYFFYSGWMQINFNDTDNHFTESTSIEILTSYIFGILIWTLLEYVVHRKIFHFKPPNSSKLLITLHFLLHGIHHKTPFDNRRLVFPPVPALLIAILLFHIYKIIFPQTTFYFIIAGTATGYMSYDLIHYYLHHGAPKAGTYFYLLKRIHNYHHFSHHELGFGISCKLWDYIFGTTICLRKLTKPIEW, from the exons ATGGCGAAGGTCGCGAATTCTGGTTACGACTTATGTAAACGTACCGTACAACCGATCGACAATAaacataacaataattttatagttaccTATCAAAATCATTCTTACGATATACAggattttcttcattatcatcctggaggaaaaaaagtattaacttatttcaaaaatcaaagcTTAGATAAAGCGTTCAAAGAAAATCCTCATTCGCAAGCAGCGTTTCACCTGTTGGAAGATTTTACGgtggaaaatgaagaaaagtaTCAGAAATACGAA AATCTGATCGATTGGAATATATCTATACTTGGACAAGTAAGTTCGTTAGGTGAAAATTATTGGGAATGGGTCAATTTACCggtgaatcgaaaaattagaCTTTTCGAGTCAAACTTATTAGAGACTTTAACGATTACTCCTTGGTACGTAATTCCGCTTGTATGGATACCGGTAAGcatctatttcttttattcaggatggatgcaaattaatttcaacgataCTGATAATCATTTTActg AAAGTAcctcgattgaaattttaacttcttatatatttggTATATTGATATGGACTCTATTAGAATACGTGGttcatcgtaaaatttttcactttaaaccacctaattcttcaaaattacttattacttTGCATTTTTTACTCCATGGAATTCATCAtaag acACCATTCGATAATAGAAGATTAGTATTTCCACCTGTGCCAGCTTTGTTAatagcaatattattatttcatatttataaaataatatttcctcaaacaactttttattttattatcgctgGTACAGCAACAG gcTATATGAGTTatgatttaatacattattatctaCATCACGGTGCGCCAAAAGCtggaacatatttttatttattgaaaagaattcataattatcatcatttttcaCATCATGAATTAG gTTTTGGTATCAGCTGTAAACTATGGGATTATATATTTGGAACGACTATTTGTTTGCGAAAATTGACAAAACCGATTGAATGGTAA